A window of the Anaerolineales bacterium genome harbors these coding sequences:
- a CDS encoding MFS transporter — translation MIQLDNPKRSVYLSRILRGITSLTFLFLIIEFFDELNYSVGNAALPALRNDLRLTYVQVGMLLGLPSMINTFIEPVLMLVGDTRYRKHIMLGGGLAITCSLLVIACTHSFVLVLIGFIIAFPASGAFVSLSQATLMDLNPRREPHMMARWTLAGSIANLVGPLILAAGLALGYGWRWAYFGLAFFCLVLVVLTWLRHIPMPHLIRLDQPVARPIKDILSGLWVSIRNPMLMRWLILVQFSDLLLDVLTGYLALYFTDVMGFTPAQASLMFSILMGAGLVSNIVLIPLLERVPGRSLVRLSAAVTGILYAAWLILPWLWAKIGLIILIRLVTLGWYEVLQGEAFASTPGRSGTVMAINSVVGLLGGGIAFLIGWVAARAGLQAALWILLAGPISLVLFVPRTILTKHAPQEPPH, via the coding sequence ATGATTCAACTAGACAATCCCAAGCGTTCTGTCTATCTTTCAAGGATCTTGCGAGGTATCACCTCGCTGACGTTCCTGTTCCTTATTATCGAGTTCTTTGATGAGCTGAACTACAGCGTTGGCAACGCGGCATTACCAGCGCTGCGTAACGATCTCAGGTTGACCTATGTCCAGGTCGGCATGCTGTTAGGGCTGCCATCCATGATCAACACGTTTATTGAGCCAGTGTTGATGCTGGTTGGAGATACCAGATATCGCAAGCACATCATGCTGGGTGGTGGCCTGGCGATAACGTGTTCTTTGCTCGTTATCGCCTGCACGCATTCCTTTGTACTGGTTCTGATCGGCTTCATCATCGCATTCCCTGCTTCAGGGGCTTTTGTCTCCCTTTCCCAGGCCACCTTGATGGATCTCAACCCCAGGCGCGAGCCGCATATGATGGCCAGGTGGACACTTGCTGGCTCGATAGCTAACCTGGTGGGACCGTTGATCCTGGCAGCTGGCCTTGCCCTGGGTTATGGTTGGCGCTGGGCGTATTTTGGCCTGGCATTTTTCTGCCTGGTATTAGTCGTATTAACCTGGCTCAGGCATATCCCCATGCCTCACCTGATCCGGCTGGATCAACCTGTAGCCCGACCGATCAAGGACATATTATCCGGGTTGTGGGTATCGATACGCAACCCGATGCTCATGCGCTGGCTGATCCTGGTTCAGTTCTCGGATCTGTTGCTGGATGTGTTGACTGGCTACCTTGCGCTGTACTTTACGGATGTGATGGGCTTTACCCCGGCACAGGCCAGTCTGATGTTCAGTATTTTGATGGGCGCTGGGTTGGTTTCGAATATTGTGCTCATCCCCCTGCTCGAGAGGGTTCCTGGTCGGTCTCTCGTGCGGCTATCTGCCGCAGTGACTGGCATCCTGTATGCTGCCTGGCTGATCCTCCCCTGGTTATGGGCCAAGATCGGATTGATCATCCTGATCAGGCTGGTGACCCTGGGATGGTACGAAGTGCTCCAGGGGGAGGCGTTTGCTTCTACCCCCGGCCGGTCAGGCACAGTGATGGCGATTAATTCTGTCGTCGGACTGCTAGGAGGGGGCATTGCATTCCTGATCGGTTGGGTGGCTGCCCGAGCTGGGCTGCAAGCTGCCCTGTGGATTCTTCTGGCCGGGCCAATCAGCTTGGTCCTATTTGTACCCCGTACAATACTAACCAAGCATGCTCCGCAGGAGCCTCCTCATTAA
- the cyoE gene encoding protoheme IX farnesyltransferase: MRISQLFRTKFKAYLPLIKTLQTGLLLSTGVAGYMSAHTHLSLGTLLGLAGSLFLAISGSTILNMWYDADIDTVMNRTHNRPLASGQVTRREALWLGLLLSFAGVSWAISLNVLYGIVVFSGLFFDVIVYTIWLKRRTCWSIVWGGISGGMPILAGRVLAVGHIDVVGLLLMMAVLFWIPTHILTYTMRYYDDYQAAGVPTFPSSYGFDATRAIIALSAIIAAASIGVAGVMIGIQAGALRLMAVLSSGLLLLSVVTVFRPSEQVNFSLFKYASIYMLASMILLSL; the protein is encoded by the coding sequence ATGCGCATTTCACAATTGTTCAGGACGAAATTTAAGGCATATCTACCACTCATAAAAACCCTACAGACCGGTTTACTGCTATCCACCGGCGTGGCTGGCTACATGAGCGCGCATACCCATTTATCCCTGGGCACACTTCTTGGATTAGCTGGCAGCCTGTTCCTGGCCATCAGCGGGTCGACCATCCTGAACATGTGGTATGACGCAGATATCGATACGGTGATGAACCGCACCCACAACAGGCCATTGGCTTCGGGGCAAGTCACCCGCCGTGAGGCCTTATGGCTCGGCTTGTTATTATCCTTTGCCGGTGTAAGCTGGGCAATTTCGTTGAATGTGCTGTATGGTATTGTAGTATTCAGCGGACTGTTCTTCGATGTGATTGTCTACACCATCTGGCTGAAGCGCCGCACCTGCTGGAGCATCGTGTGGGGCGGTATTTCCGGCGGAATGCCCATTCTGGCTGGGCGGGTGCTGGCGGTTGGTCATATTGATGTGGTGGGCTTGCTGCTCATGATGGCAGTGCTGTTCTGGATACCGACCCATATCCTCACCTATACCATGCGCTATTATGATGATTACCAGGCAGCTGGCGTGCCAACCTTCCCATCATCCTATGGTTTCGATGCTACACGGGCCATCATTGCCCTCTCCGCCATCATTGCAGCTGCTTCGATCGGTGTAGCAGGAGTAATGATTGGCATCCAGGCTGGAGCGCTGCGCTTGATGGCTGTTCTGTCCTCGGGCCTTTTGTTGCTCTCCGTGGTGACAGTTTTTCGCCCCTCCGAACAGGTAAACTTTAGCCTGTTCAAGTATGCTTCTATCTATATGCTTGCATCAATGATCCTGCTATCCCTATAA
- the ccmA gene encoding heme ABC exporter ATP-binding protein CcmA, producing MITVHKLVKRFGLKTVLRGMNFTVEAGEFVALLGPNGAGKTTFLRILASLSRPTLGSVKIAGYSLPGQASAVRSRLGVVSHLPLLYGDLTAEENLRFYAHMYSIADADHRISEVLDLVGLQARRRDLVRTFSRGMQQRLAIGRAVLHEPEVMLFDEPHTGLDQDACLMLDTVLNEVAARGRTVVMTSHDLARVADLASRFDVLSRGVITATIQRTQIEPNQLLGFYRQALAES from the coding sequence ATGATCACGGTTCATAAACTAGTCAAACGCTTTGGTTTGAAAACCGTCTTGCGCGGGATGAACTTTACCGTTGAGGCGGGAGAATTCGTCGCATTGCTAGGCCCTAACGGGGCTGGCAAGACGACCTTTTTACGTATCCTGGCTTCATTATCACGTCCAACATTAGGTAGCGTAAAAATTGCGGGATATTCCCTCCCAGGTCAGGCCTCCGCAGTACGCAGCCGGCTGGGAGTTGTTTCGCATTTACCCTTGCTGTATGGCGACTTGACGGCTGAAGAAAATCTGCGCTTCTACGCCCACATGTATTCCATTGCGGATGCAGATCATAGGATTAGCGAGGTACTCGACCTGGTGGGCTTGCAGGCGCGCCGGCGCGACCTGGTACGCACGTTTTCGCGCGGCATGCAACAACGGTTGGCCATCGGCCGGGCAGTGCTCCACGAGCCTGAGGTGATGCTCTTCGATGAGCCCCATACCGGGCTGGATCAGGATGCTTGCCTGATGCTGGATACGGTTTTAAACGAAGTGGCAGCCCGGGGGCGAACCGTTGTGATGACCTCCCATGACCTAGCCCGGGTAGCCGACCTGGCGTCCCGTTTCGACGTGTTATCTCGGGGGGTGATCACTGCCACCATCCAACGCACCCAGATCGAGCCCAATCAGCTGCTAGGATTCTACCGGCAAGCGCTGGCTGAAAGCTGA
- a CDS encoding adenylate cyclase, with the protein MPANIEIKALVSDFEALRHKAEKISDSPVQVIPQEDTFFSCPHGRLKLRELGPACGQLVYYLRQDMAGPKHSEYQISNTTDPAGLKQILAQAFGVLGVVTKVRYLYLAGQTRIHLDDVQGLGKFVELEVVLQPGQSDAEGQAIADDLMSKLGIQEADLIEGAYMDLIRK; encoded by the coding sequence ATGCCAGCCAACATTGAGATCAAAGCCCTTGTTTCCGATTTTGAAGCCCTGCGCCATAAAGCAGAAAAAATCAGCGATTCTCCCGTCCAGGTGATCCCACAAGAGGACACCTTTTTTAGCTGCCCCCATGGGCGGCTCAAGCTCCGCGAATTAGGGCCTGCTTGTGGGCAGCTGGTATATTACCTCCGTCAAGATATGGCGGGTCCTAAGCATTCAGAATACCAAATATCCAACACCACTGACCCGGCTGGATTGAAGCAGATCCTTGCGCAGGCATTCGGGGTGCTGGGAGTGGTGACCAAGGTACGTTACCTGTATCTGGCTGGGCAGACGCGCATCCATCTGGATGATGTACAAGGCTTAGGGAAATTTGTGGAGCTGGAAGTGGTCCTTCAGCCTGGCCAGTCAGATGCCGAAGGTCAGGCTATCGCCGATGACTTGATGAGCAAGCTAGGCATCCAGGAGGCTGACCTCATCGAAGGGGCTTATATGGACTTAATAAGAAAATGA
- a CDS encoding 4Fe-4S ferredoxin: MSDNPASIVYYGSPRQARLEAKETLPAKLDLLIDQLHLRDRVKDESVVIKMHTGNNIVYSTIHPVFVRKVVQAIKDGGGKPFVADVSWDARGAETRGYASEVIGCQVYPAAGPDEKYFYSHHRPYKNIQDWHLAGMIQDATFLVDFAHVKGHPSCGFGAAFKNLALGCMVGETRSAIHDTTQYDQYWFPDKCPDEETRQAIKAACPFEALVDDKEHPGGLHMHIEPCNNCGRCLQVAPPGSLKIDAVNFHAFQEACAHSTAITLSTFKPGKAIHINLATHMTPVCDCFGFTSMPILPDAGIFGSDDIVALEQATLDVIGKSRLIEENIPTCMEVHTRTGHPFQVLHGPLKDPYKVIEYGEQMGLGTRKYELVDVLPVELISYAPLGYIPAR, translated from the coding sequence ATGTCAGATAACCCTGCGAGCATTGTTTATTATGGCTCACCCCGGCAGGCGCGCCTTGAAGCCAAGGAGACCCTGCCGGCTAAACTTGACCTGCTCATCGACCAGCTGCACCTGCGCGACCGGGTGAAGGATGAGTCTGTGGTGATCAAGATGCATACGGGCAATAACATTGTTTATTCCACTATCCATCCGGTGTTTGTGCGTAAGGTGGTTCAGGCGATCAAGGATGGGGGTGGCAAGCCGTTCGTTGCGGATGTGAGTTGGGATGCGCGCGGCGCGGAAACCCGCGGATATGCCTCTGAGGTGATCGGCTGCCAGGTTTACCCGGCAGCAGGACCGGATGAAAAGTATTTTTACAGCCATCATCGTCCGTACAAAAATATCCAGGACTGGCACCTGGCCGGGATGATCCAGGATGCCACTTTCCTGGTCGATTTTGCTCATGTCAAAGGGCACCCCAGCTGTGGCTTTGGGGCAGCTTTCAAGAACCTGGCGCTGGGTTGCATGGTAGGTGAGACGCGCAGCGCCATCCATGATACGACGCAATACGATCAATATTGGTTCCCTGACAAGTGCCCGGATGAAGAAACTCGCCAGGCCATTAAGGCTGCCTGCCCGTTTGAAGCCCTGGTTGATGATAAAGAGCACCCCGGTGGGCTCCACATGCATATAGAACCATGCAATAATTGTGGTAGATGTCTTCAGGTTGCACCTCCAGGAAGTCTTAAGATTGATGCAGTAAATTTCCATGCCTTCCAAGAGGCCTGCGCACATAGCACGGCGATCACCCTTTCTACATTCAAACCCGGTAAGGCAATCCATATTAACCTGGCCACCCATATGACCCCCGTGTGCGATTGTTTTGGCTTCACCAGCATGCCCATCCTGCCCGATGCCGGCATCTTTGGCTCGGATGACATCGTGGCCCTCGAGCAGGCCACCCTGGATGTAATCGGCAAGAGCCGCTTGATCGAGGAAAATATCCCAACATGTATGGAAGTTCACACTCGTACAGGTCATCCCTTCCAGGTGCTTCACGGTCCACTCAAGGATCCGTACAAGGTCATTGAATATGGTGAGCAGATGGGTCTCGGCACTCGTAAGTATGAGCTGGTGGATGTGCTGCCCGTAGAGCTTATATCCTACGCCCCATTAGGATACATCCCGGCTCGTTAA
- a CDS encoding cytochrome C assembly protein, giving the protein MESKPRILTILDIISILLFITAVGAVFFYAPLEAIMGQVQRVFYFHVANAWVGMLGFMVAAIAGIAYLRKGDRKWDIVGLAAIEISFVFFFTAIISGSIWARGSWGTWWTWDPRLTTAAIVELVYAAYFMLRQGIDDPDRRARFGAVYAILSFVSVPLTFISIRIFRTIHPVIIGSGGAGAEGSFEMTARMLQTFMFSLFTFSFIFADLLWHRIRLGRLADKLENLRLKILQ; this is encoded by the coding sequence ATGGAATCCAAACCTCGCATTTTAACCATCCTGGATATTATCAGCATCCTTTTATTCATCACTGCTGTCGGCGCCGTGTTTTTCTATGCCCCCCTGGAAGCCATCATGGGTCAGGTGCAGCGGGTATTCTATTTTCATGTCGCCAATGCCTGGGTGGGCATGTTAGGGTTCATGGTAGCAGCCATTGCCGGGATCGCCTACCTGCGTAAAGGTGATCGGAAGTGGGATATCGTCGGGCTGGCTGCCATCGAGATCAGCTTTGTGTTCTTCTTTACTGCCATCATCTCCGGTTCGATCTGGGCGCGTGGCTCATGGGGCACCTGGTGGACGTGGGACCCGCGCTTAACCACCGCAGCTATTGTTGAGCTGGTGTATGCGGCTTACTTTATGCTGCGCCAGGGCATTGATGACCCTGACCGGCGTGCACGTTTTGGGGCGGTATATGCCATTCTGAGTTTCGTCAGCGTACCACTCACATTTATCTCGATCCGCATCTTCCGCACCATCCATCCCGTCATTATTGGCAGTGGAGGCGCAGGTGCTGAAGGCAGCTTCGAAATGACTGCCAGAATGCTGCAAACCTTCATGTTCAGCCTGTTCACCTTCTCGTTCATCTTTGCCGATCTGCTTTGGCACCGCATCCGCCTGGGCAGGCTGGCAGATAAACTTGAAAATCTCAGGCTTAAAATCCTGCAATAG
- a CDS encoding ABC transporter, with translation MILFSDLSFTYPGANQPVFHGVNLTIPDGALCLVMGLSGSGKSTLLRCINGLVPHFSGGRLSGTIRVDGQNPAVLSPREMSRTVGFVFQDPETQFVVDRVEDEIAFSLENAALARQEMENRVAAVLELLELTHLRTRRLETLSGGEIQRVAIAAALALRPRILVLDEPTSQLDPHGAEEVLEALVQLNKQHGLTVVLAEHRLERVIPHASQIVYLSEVVPEGLSGEPREVLSLIDLNPPLITLGKHFGWEPLPLTIEEASSFAQSGLPGFHELGEKTQNTQQKPRKAAEPLIQAIGLKVNFGDTQALRGVDFQLYPGEIAVMMGHNGAGKSTLLRTLVGLTPFDAGKILVSGIDTKGKTVAEICQTVGYLPQDPNALLFSDTVKDELLLTLINHQMDSAAPQHQPQLLLDRLGIGDKADCYPRDLSTGERQRVALGAVMVTQPGALLLDEPTRGLDYAAKQALLGLLKIWRDEGMAILLVTHDVEMAVQAADRVILLDNGLLVADGEPWEVLTESPTFAPQVARIFPHQGWLTVKDVIGEQDASQH, from the coding sequence ATGATCCTCTTCTCCGATCTATCTTTCACCTACCCGGGTGCTAACCAGCCTGTTTTCCACGGGGTAAACCTGACCATCCCGGATGGTGCGCTGTGTTTGGTGATGGGCTTGTCTGGTTCAGGCAAGTCCACCCTGCTGCGCTGCATCAATGGCCTGGTTCCCCATTTCAGTGGTGGGCGTTTGAGTGGGACGATTCGAGTCGATGGGCAAAACCCGGCTGTGCTTTCACCGCGTGAGATGAGCCGAACGGTGGGCTTTGTCTTTCAAGACCCGGAGACCCAGTTCGTGGTTGACCGCGTGGAAGACGAAATTGCGTTTTCGCTTGAAAACGCTGCCCTGGCGCGCCAGGAAATGGAAAACAGGGTGGCTGCGGTGCTGGAATTGCTCGAGCTGACCCACCTTCGTACCCGCCGACTCGAAACCCTCTCCGGAGGGGAGATTCAACGGGTGGCAATTGCGGCAGCTTTGGCACTCAGACCACGCATCCTCGTTTTGGATGAGCCTACCTCCCAGCTCGATCCGCATGGGGCCGAGGAAGTGCTCGAAGCCCTGGTGCAGCTGAACAAGCAGCATGGTCTCACAGTCGTCCTGGCTGAACACCGCCTGGAACGGGTCATACCTCATGCCAGTCAAATCGTCTATTTATCGGAGGTGGTTCCAGAGGGGTTGTCGGGGGAACCAAGGGAAGTGTTAAGCCTTATCGACCTTAATCCACCATTGATTACCCTGGGCAAGCATTTTGGCTGGGAACCCCTCCCACTTACCATCGAAGAAGCCAGCAGCTTCGCCCAGTCAGGCTTGCCAGGATTTCATGAGCTTGGTGAAAAGACCCAAAATACACAACAAAAACCTCGTAAAGCTGCTGAGCCATTGATCCAGGCCATAGGATTAAAGGTGAATTTTGGTGATACTCAGGCGCTGCGTGGGGTGGACTTCCAATTATACCCGGGTGAGATCGCAGTGATGATGGGGCACAATGGTGCTGGTAAATCAACCTTACTGCGTACGCTGGTAGGCCTGACGCCTTTCGATGCCGGGAAGATCCTGGTCAGCGGTATAGATACCAAAGGCAAAACGGTTGCTGAGATCTGCCAGACGGTGGGATACCTGCCCCAGGACCCAAATGCGTTGCTATTTTCTGATACGGTGAAGGATGAGCTATTGCTCACCTTGATTAATCATCAAATGGACAGCGCCGCCCCTCAACATCAACCCCAGCTCTTATTAGATCGGTTGGGCATCGGTGATAAAGCCGATTGCTACCCGCGCGACCTGAGCACCGGAGAACGCCAGCGGGTTGCCCTGGGAGCGGTTATGGTCACCCAACCAGGGGCCTTGCTGCTGGATGAGCCGACACGCGGGCTCGACTATGCTGCCAAGCAAGCGTTGCTCGGTCTGTTAAAAATTTGGCGTGATGAAGGCATGGCTATCCTGCTGGTCACGCATGATGTCGAAATGGCTGTCCAGGCGGCAGATCGGGTCATCCTGCTGGATAACGGCCTTCTCGTGGCAGATGGCGAACCCTGGGAAGTGCTTACCGAATCACCGACTTTTGCGCCTCAGGTAGCGCGGATTTTCCCCCACCAGGGATGGCTCACGGTTAAAGACGTGATTGGAGAACAGGATGCCAGCCAACATTGA
- a CDS encoding cytochrome C biogenesis protein — MQIIPSTDQRSKLRKHSPGAGQFLRSLGAIIWKDLATELRSRELLSAMLVFALLVILIFNFALELDATARATITAGVLWVTFAFAGTLGLNRSMAMEKDRGCLDGLLLAPVDRSAIYFGKAVGNLIFMVIVEAIVLPVYTILYGVNLFLPGLLLVILLGSIGYVAVGTLLSSMAVQTRTRDILLPILLFPLVIPILIAAVKASTGFLQGTAIADLQPWINLLLVYDVVFTAVAFMVFDYIVEE; from the coding sequence ATGCAAATTATACCGAGCACCGACCAACGATCTAAGCTTCGGAAGCACTCGCCGGGGGCAGGGCAGTTTTTACGTTCGCTGGGGGCGATTATCTGGAAGGACCTGGCAACCGAATTACGCAGCCGCGAGCTGCTGTCTGCCATGCTGGTCTTTGCCCTGCTGGTCATCTTGATCTTCAACTTCGCCCTGGAGCTGGATGCCACGGCACGTGCCACGATCACCGCCGGAGTGCTGTGGGTCACCTTTGCCTTCGCGGGTACCTTGGGGCTGAACCGCTCAATGGCTATGGAAAAAGATCGCGGCTGCCTAGATGGCTTGTTGCTGGCACCCGTCGATCGCAGTGCCATTTACTTCGGAAAAGCCGTTGGAAACCTGATATTTATGGTGATCGTTGAAGCCATTGTGCTTCCTGTATATACTATTTTATATGGCGTCAACCTGTTTTTACCTGGTTTATTGCTGGTCATCCTGCTGGGTTCAATCGGATATGTTGCTGTAGGGACGCTCCTATCCAGCATGGCAGTCCAGACCCGAACGCGTGATATCTTATTGCCCATTCTCTTGTTCCCGCTGGTCATCCCCATTCTTATCGCTGCCGTGAAAGCCAGCACAGGCTTCCTGCAGGGCACAGCCATCGCCGATCTCCAGCCCTGGATTAACCTTCTGCTGGTTTACGACGTGGTATTTACTGCAGTGGCCTTTATGGTCTTCGATTACATAGTTGAGGAGTAA
- a CDS encoding cysteine ABC transporter substrate-binding protein, protein MKKTYIAIVMLIIFSFILASCAPKASAPTNKLDEILARGYLLVSTDPAYPPQSQLVETAQRTAGTKCPSDAQTANQMEGFDIDVAVAIANKLGVEPCFLTIAWDLITAGNWANRWDLSIGSMTITPERMTKLYFTQPYYTTPAAFFIYKDNTSYTQPSDLSGKKIGACTGCTYDAYLSGSLQIPGETINYVVKDAKFMGYETDLYALQDLALGDGVRLDAVLTAQPTGQNEINKGQPFRQLGDPVYFEYLAGAVDKASTPDPVPFLKKVSEVINGLNTDGTLLTLSQKYYGIDLTTAAKAFDLAALAQWP, encoded by the coding sequence ATGAAGAAGACGTATATTGCCATCGTCATGCTTATCATCTTCAGTTTCATTCTGGCCAGCTGTGCTCCAAAAGCATCTGCGCCTACCAATAAGCTTGACGAAATCCTTGCCCGGGGTTACCTGTTGGTCTCCACTGACCCGGCATACCCGCCCCAATCACAGCTGGTGGAGACTGCTCAGCGGACAGCTGGTACAAAGTGCCCTTCAGATGCACAGACCGCCAACCAGATGGAAGGCTTCGATATTGATGTGGCGGTTGCCATCGCGAATAAGCTTGGTGTTGAGCCCTGCTTCCTTACAATTGCCTGGGACTTGATCACCGCAGGTAATTGGGCCAACCGTTGGGATCTCAGCATCGGCTCAATGACCATCACACCCGAGCGCATGACGAAGTTGTACTTCACCCAGCCCTATTACACAACCCCCGCGGCTTTCTTTATCTATAAAGACAACACCAGCTACACCCAGCCAAGTGACCTATCAGGCAAGAAAATCGGTGCCTGCACCGGCTGTACTTACGACGCCTATCTGTCAGGTTCACTGCAAATCCCCGGCGAAACAATTAATTATGTGGTCAAGGATGCCAAGTTCATGGGTTATGAGACCGATCTCTATGCCCTGCAAGACCTGGCATTGGGTGATGGCGTCCGACTGGATGCTGTGCTGACAGCTCAGCCCACCGGACAGAATGAAATTAATAAAGGCCAACCCTTCCGCCAGCTTGGCGATCCGGTCTACTTCGAATATCTGGCTGGTGCGGTTGACAAAGCCAGCACACCAGATCCTGTACCATTCCTGAAAAAAGTCAGCGAAGTGATCAATGGGTTGAATACAGATGGTACACTGCTCACCCTTTCGCAGAAATATTACGGGATAGACCTGACAACAGCCGCCAAAGCTTTTGACCTGGCAGCTCTGGCTCAGTGGCCATAA
- a CDS encoding amino acid ABC transporter permease — MAVDTMKLPAQPGLDPDIGIGEALMAQKRRERIIMTVKIGIVWVMMIVFMAIILLQFNFDPAYMFAHYQFVLAGLSTTILLSVLSIALATILALLGAVARLSHNSIALGISGLYVSIFRGTPLLVQIFIIYNGLPMMGAALAAKGYPQLQQALTLNAFQTGILALSLNYGAYMTEIFRAGIQSISGGQREAAESIGMSRIQVMRRVILPQAIRVIIPDIGNQFIAMQKDSAQVSVMGVWEMTFRASRFARVDSKFMEMYIVAAFFYWALTIVSSWGVGYVEKRMRHAYER, encoded by the coding sequence ATGGCAGTAGATACGATGAAATTACCAGCCCAACCGGGTCTTGACCCAGACATCGGGATAGGTGAGGCTTTAATGGCTCAAAAACGCAGGGAGCGCATCATCATGACGGTCAAAATTGGAATCGTCTGGGTGATGATGATTGTTTTTATGGCGATTATCCTGCTCCAATTTAATTTCGATCCTGCGTATATGTTTGCGCATTACCAGTTCGTCTTAGCCGGTTTATCGACGACCATTTTGCTTTCGGTGCTCTCAATTGCCCTGGCTACCATATTAGCTCTCCTCGGGGCCGTTGCCCGCCTCTCGCATAACTCTATTGCCTTGGGCATTTCCGGTCTGTACGTCTCCATCTTCCGCGGCACCCCATTATTGGTACAAATTTTCATCATCTATAATGGATTGCCCATGATGGGTGCCGCGTTAGCAGCCAAAGGTTATCCACAACTCCAGCAAGCTTTAACCCTGAACGCTTTTCAAACCGGTATACTCGCCCTGAGTCTTAACTACGGTGCTTACATGACCGAGATCTTTCGAGCTGGCATCCAATCCATCAGCGGAGGCCAGCGTGAGGCCGCTGAATCGATCGGGATGAGTCGCATCCAGGTCATGCGGCGCGTGATCCTGCCCCAGGCCATCCGTGTGATCATCCCCGACATCGGCAACCAGTTCATTGCCATGCAAAAGGATTCTGCCCAGGTATCCGTAATGGGCGTCTGGGAAATGACCTTTCGAGCCAGCCGCTTTGCCCGGGTGGATAGCAAGTTCATGGAAATGTACATTGTTGCTGCTTTCTTCTACTGGGCTCTAACGATTGTTTCTTCCTGGGGGGTGGGATACGTAGAGAAGCGCATGAGGCACGCCTATGAGCGATAA